One window from the genome of Enterococcus haemoperoxidus ATCC BAA-382 encodes:
- a CDS encoding glycoside hydrolase family 1 protein, translating to MRHKELEQFPETFLWGSASAAYQVEGAYQDDGKGISVWDTFVKQPGTTFKDTNGDVAVDHYHRFKEDIALMAELGLKAYRFSIAWSRIFPKGKGQLNHAGLDFYSQLIDELLKYNIEPIVTIYHWDLPQTLQDEYGGWESRQIIEDFTNYAKVLFDAFSDRVNYWVSLNEQNVFITHGYLLGTHPPAVRDVKRMFAANHIANLANASVIKAFKEGGYSGQIGPSFNYGPTYAFDSDPLNVLAKIDTEELMGFFWLDVYATGKYPRTVIKQLEKLQLVPVITTADQQLLASGIPDFIGLNYYQTATVKASTSDSFSGDMSMNNSGKKGTSKELEIPRVSKFVKNPYLEQTNWDWTIDPVGIRIALRTIESRYQLPVLITENGLGEYDKLENGEIHDPYRIEYLQKHLQEIQEAITDGVQVLGYCTWSFTDLLSWLNGYQKRYGFVYVDRDESSERTLTRYKKDSFYWYQKVIETNGDYLKEMGNK from the coding sequence ATGCGTCATAAAGAGTTAGAACAATTTCCTGAAACGTTTCTATGGGGTAGTGCTTCCGCTGCTTATCAAGTTGAAGGAGCTTATCAAGATGATGGAAAAGGTATTTCTGTTTGGGATACATTTGTCAAACAACCTGGTACAACATTTAAAGATACAAATGGAGATGTTGCGGTAGATCATTATCATCGTTTTAAAGAAGATATTGCTTTGATGGCAGAACTTGGGTTGAAAGCTTATCGTTTTTCCATCGCTTGGTCGCGTATTTTCCCAAAAGGTAAAGGTCAACTTAATCATGCAGGCTTAGATTTTTACAGTCAACTGATCGATGAACTTTTGAAATACAACATTGAACCCATCGTGACAATTTACCACTGGGACCTTCCTCAAACACTACAAGATGAGTATGGTGGCTGGGAGTCACGTCAGATTATTGAAGATTTTACGAATTATGCAAAAGTTTTATTTGATGCTTTTTCTGATCGGGTAAACTATTGGGTAAGTTTGAATGAGCAAAATGTCTTTATTACTCATGGCTACTTGCTAGGGACTCACCCACCTGCAGTTCGTGATGTTAAACGAATGTTTGCAGCGAATCACATTGCCAATCTTGCCAATGCATCGGTGATCAAAGCGTTTAAAGAAGGTGGCTATTCAGGTCAGATCGGTCCTAGTTTCAATTATGGCCCTACTTATGCTTTTGATAGCGATCCATTGAATGTCTTAGCCAAAATTGATACTGAAGAATTGATGGGCTTTTTCTGGTTGGATGTTTACGCAACGGGTAAATACCCGCGAACTGTTATCAAGCAATTAGAAAAACTACAATTAGTACCTGTTATAACAACAGCTGATCAACAATTATTAGCAAGTGGTATTCCCGATTTTATTGGACTGAATTATTATCAAACCGCAACCGTTAAAGCGAGTACCTCAGATTCTTTCTCAGGTGATATGAGTATGAACAACTCTGGTAAAAAAGGAACCAGTAAAGAACTGGAAATTCCTAGAGTCAGTAAATTTGTTAAAAACCCTTATCTTGAACAAACGAATTGGGATTGGACGATCGATCCTGTCGGCATTCGGATAGCGTTAAGAACGATTGAAAGCCGGTATCAGTTGCCAGTACTGATCACTGAAAACGGTCTAGGAGAATATGACAAATTAGAAAATGGAGAAATCCATGATCCTTATCGAATCGAATACCTGCAAAAGCACTTACAAGAGATCCAAGAAGCAATCACAGATGGTGTACAAGTTTTAGGCTACTGCACTTGGAGTTTTACTGATTTACTCAGCTGGTTAAATGGGTATCAAAAACGATATGGTTTTGTTTATGTTGATCGGGATGAATCGTCTGAACGTACCTTAACTCGTTATAAAAAAGATAGTTTTTATTGGTATCAAAAGGTGATTGAAACGAACGGTGATTATTTAAAGGAAATGGGGAATAAATAA
- a CDS encoding PTS sugar transporter subunit IIC yields the protein METLEKFLNKFIGPIAQKMNGSKFFSALAEAFMRTTPITLGVALLMIIGNFPIPQWIEFLAKTGMTAHFNAALGATINLLSVYVTFNFAYIYSKKEGHDPLPAGLLAIGSFFILMPQMIQTYTLEQAVTKFPAQTVVTASNNVEAFASQYTGGTGLFVAIIVGYFTAVLYGFLIRKNLTIKMPDTVPSNVSESLSPAILSGVILAFFFIIRILFSFTPFDNIFAFITTLIQAPLQSLTGSPIAIILIFTLANMLWFFGIHPNMVYGVVMPVMTANMLANMTAYQQHQELPYLAMAVVSYVCGNSFGGQGSTYGLVISMFTAKSERYKSLFKLAGPPVIFNVNEPLIFGMPLMLNPFFFVPMVASPLLMGGIAWGMLSILDFSKYNPLIALPWTTPAPIAMALKGGFNYLLIFIVLLIVNVLVWYPFFKMADKKEYLLEQENSKTSLKHN from the coding sequence ATGGAGACTTTAGAAAAATTTCTGAACAAGTTTATTGGTCCGATTGCTCAAAAAATGAATGGGAGTAAATTTTTTAGCGCGTTAGCCGAAGCCTTTATGCGAACAACACCGATCACATTAGGTGTAGCATTATTGATGATCATCGGGAACTTTCCAATTCCTCAATGGATCGAATTTTTAGCGAAAACAGGTATGACAGCACATTTTAATGCAGCATTAGGTGCTACTATCAATTTGCTTTCAGTTTATGTAACATTTAACTTCGCCTATATCTATTCTAAAAAAGAAGGTCATGACCCACTACCTGCTGGTCTCTTAGCTATTGGCTCCTTCTTCATTTTGATGCCGCAAATGATCCAAACTTATACCTTGGAACAAGCCGTTACAAAATTCCCTGCCCAAACGGTCGTTACAGCAAGTAATAACGTCGAAGCGTTTGCCAGTCAATATACAGGCGGTACTGGATTATTTGTGGCAATTATTGTTGGCTACTTCACCGCTGTTTTATATGGTTTTTTGATCAGAAAAAATCTAACAATCAAAATGCCAGATACAGTGCCTTCAAACGTTTCTGAGTCATTGAGTCCTGCTATTTTATCTGGTGTTATTCTGGCTTTCTTTTTTATTATCAGAATCCTTTTCTCCTTCACACCATTTGATAATATTTTCGCTTTTATCACAACCTTGATCCAGGCTCCATTACAATCGTTAACCGGTTCACCTATTGCAATTATCCTTATCTTTACTTTGGCAAATATGTTATGGTTTTTCGGAATTCATCCAAATATGGTTTATGGTGTTGTCATGCCTGTCATGACAGCAAATATGTTGGCTAATATGACGGCATACCAACAACATCAAGAACTACCTTATCTTGCGATGGCTGTTGTATCATATGTTTGCGGCAATTCATTTGGTGGTCAAGGCAGTACGTATGGTTTAGTGATTTCTATGTTTACAGCAAAATCTGAGCGATACAAATCTTTATTTAAATTAGCAGGTCCACCAGTTATTTTTAATGTAAATGAACCACTTATTTTCGGAATGCCACTGATGTTGAATCCTTTCTTCTTTGTTCCAATGGTTGCCTCTCCTTTATTGATGGGTGGCATTGCTTGGGGGATGTTATCCATTTTAGATTTTTCCAAGTATAATCCGTTGATTGCTTTACCTTGGACAACGCCGGCACCTATTGCAATGGCACTAAAAGGTGGATTTAACTACTTATTGATTTTCATCGTTTTATTGATCGTCAATGTACTTGTATGGTATCCATTCTTCAAGATGGCCGATAAAAAGGAATATTTACTGGAACAAGAAAATTCAAAAACGAGCCTGAAACATAACTAA
- a CDS encoding ROK family protein yields MKKILVLDIGGTFIKYGLMTDGSLGLVQKTATPKTSDAFKTCLKQLYNEQTEPINGVSISMPGIINADTGFAVHGGSLEFVGQMNMLAFYQSIFDCPIAVENDARCAIIGEINLGQLQGVNNAIMIVLGTGVGGGLLVNGQIVRGAHQSAGELSFVQTNSSMGMADFFAIKNSVYSLLKPFAKSINKQTNEVNGELFFEAVKYGNQDAQRILHTYCNSLALQIWNLQTILDPENIVIGGGISSQTILLDYLNQELKKILDSLSISPLTQLISPSVVLSAVGNNANLIGAYFHFIQRHGE; encoded by the coding sequence ATGAAAAAAATTCTTGTGTTAGATATTGGTGGTACATTCATCAAATATGGCTTAATGACTGATGGATCATTAGGGCTTGTTCAAAAAACGGCAACCCCTAAAACAAGTGATGCGTTTAAAACTTGTTTAAAACAGCTATACAATGAACAGACAGAACCAATCAACGGCGTTTCCATTTCTATGCCAGGAATCATCAATGCCGATACAGGTTTCGCTGTTCATGGCGGCTCACTTGAGTTTGTTGGACAAATGAATATGCTTGCCTTTTATCAATCCATTTTTGACTGTCCTATCGCTGTAGAGAATGATGCACGATGCGCCATTATCGGCGAAATCAATTTAGGTCAGCTACAAGGCGTAAACAATGCGATTATGATCGTACTTGGTACAGGTGTTGGCGGTGGTTTGCTTGTAAATGGTCAAATCGTTAGAGGCGCTCATCAATCTGCAGGAGAGTTGTCGTTTGTTCAAACCAATTCATCAATGGGAATGGCCGATTTTTTTGCTATAAAGAATAGTGTCTACAGCCTATTAAAACCTTTTGCTAAATCAATCAATAAACAAACCAATGAAGTTAATGGGGAATTATTTTTTGAAGCAGTAAAATATGGGAATCAGGATGCACAACGTATTTTACATACTTATTGCAATTCTTTAGCACTTCAGATCTGGAACCTTCAAACGATCCTAGATCCAGAAAATATCGTTATCGGTGGCGGTATCAGTAGTCAAACTATTTTACTGGATTATTTAAACCAAGAGCTGAAAAAAATCTTAGATAGTCTTTCTATCAGCCCACTGACTCAACTCATTTCTCCTTCTGTTGTATTAAGTGCAGTTGGAAACAATGCAAATTTGATTGGTGCTTATTTTCATTTTATCCAAAGACATGGCGAATGA
- a CDS encoding ankyrin repeat domain-containing protein translates to MTKMLFQKISVLFFTLILFSACQTKTADTKQSVKESTSMTTEKSSTGQTNELETVSTSSTQQANQTFPAGTLIQAVRENDAAKVATILQDKNYVIDEVNDKGETPLLIATHENFIDIAKQLIDAGADINVQDQISDSPYLYAGAQGKTEILAYMLDKQVPDQQKVNRFGGNALIPAAEKGHLENVKLLLKDGRAAIDHQNNYGYTALIEAVALRDGSEIYQQIVKVLLEGGADKTLKDNTGRTAEDYARSLGYSEMLNTLRSY, encoded by the coding sequence ATGACTAAAATGCTATTCCAAAAGATATCAGTCCTGTTTTTTACTTTAATTCTTTTTTCGGCGTGCCAAACTAAAACAGCTGATACAAAACAATCGGTAAAGGAGAGTACAAGTATGACAACGGAAAAAAGTAGTACAGGTCAAACAAATGAATTAGAAACAGTTTCAACGAGTAGTACACAACAAGCTAATCAAACTTTTCCAGCGGGAACATTGATTCAAGCAGTGAGAGAAAATGATGCTGCCAAAGTAGCAACAATACTTCAAGACAAAAACTACGTGATCGATGAAGTGAATGATAAAGGTGAGACGCCGCTATTGATCGCAACACATGAAAACTTTATCGACATCGCCAAACAACTGATCGATGCAGGTGCTGATATCAATGTTCAGGATCAAATTTCGGATAGTCCATATCTTTATGCTGGAGCCCAAGGGAAAACAGAAATTTTAGCATACATGTTGGACAAACAAGTGCCAGATCAACAAAAAGTGAATCGCTTTGGTGGGAACGCTTTGATTCCAGCAGCTGAAAAAGGTCATCTTGAAAATGTGAAATTGCTTTTAAAAGATGGTCGAGCTGCTATTGATCATCAAAATAATTATGGGTATACAGCGTTGATCGAAGCGGTCGCGCTAAGAGATGGCTCTGAAATCTATCAACAAATCGTCAAAGTTTTATTAGAAGGTGGAGCCGATAAGACATTGAAAGATAACACTGGGCGAACAGCTGAAGACTATGCTAGAAGTTTAGGCTATTCCGAAATGCTGAACACACTTCGTTCATATTAA
- a CDS encoding MurR/RpiR family transcriptional regulator produces the protein MLEKISSVKQLSDADEVLQNYIFRNLETVFTRSAREIAAQIPCSPSTVTRFVRKCGFDSYHDFQRYVKNEVSQLAGKGMTDTISLEQIFVNQVFAENVLEQVETASVLLKQSSFIYCVGMGSSGIMASYAARKFNTIGFKAMYSNEPYAPFLSTQMKENNSVIIIFSSSGETAEIIEMVQLLKSSSNQIISITNTHNNTLARLSTINIPYYIEHQRLPYNFDLSSQIPTVALIEYLVAFCFNKKK, from the coding sequence ATGCTAGAAAAAATATCATCAGTCAAACAGTTGTCTGATGCCGATGAAGTGCTACAAAATTATATTTTTAGAAATCTAGAAACTGTTTTTACACGTTCTGCTCGAGAAATTGCAGCACAAATTCCATGTTCTCCGTCAACCGTTACCCGTTTTGTAAGAAAGTGCGGCTTTGATTCCTATCACGATTTTCAACGTTATGTCAAAAATGAAGTAAGCCAACTTGCGGGTAAAGGCATGACTGATACGATTTCACTTGAACAGATCTTTGTGAATCAAGTTTTTGCTGAAAATGTACTTGAACAAGTAGAGACAGCCAGTGTTTTATTAAAACAATCAAGTTTCATTTACTGCGTAGGAATGGGTTCTTCTGGTATTATGGCCAGTTATGCGGCTCGGAAATTTAATACAATTGGGTTCAAAGCGATGTATTCAAATGAGCCCTACGCACCATTTCTGTCTACTCAAATGAAAGAAAACAATAGTGTCATCATTATTTTTTCTAGTTCAGGCGAGACGGCAGAAATCATCGAAATGGTTCAACTTTTAAAATCTAGCAGCAACCAAATTATCAGTATAACCAATACTCATAATAATACTTTAGCTAGACTTTCAACAATCAATATTCCATATTATATTGAGCATCAACGGTTGCCATATAATTTTGATTTATCCTCTCAGATACCAACAGTCGCTTTAATTGAATACTTGGTGGCTTTTTGTTTTAACAAGAAAAAATAG
- the aspS gene encoding aspartate--tRNA ligase: MAKRTVYCGEVSADLVGQVITLKGWVQKRRDLGGVIFIDLRDREGIAQVVFNPAHSKEAWEIADKCRSEYVIEITGELTYRDKEAINPKMKTGEFEVMATDITILNTAKTPPFLIEDENNVGDEIRMKYRYLDLRRPQMTANLKLRHEVTKSIRHYLDDTDFIDIETPYFGKSTPEGARDYLVPSRVHAGHFYALPQSPQIFKQLLMNAGFDRYYQIVRCFRDEDLRGDRQPEFTQVDLETTFLSPEEIQTMTEEMLAKVMRETKGIEVTLPFPRISYDEAMARYGSDKPDTRFDMELIDIADVVKDVDFKVFQMALENGGHVKALNAKGAADKYSRKDMDNLGTYVSQFGAKGLAWLKVEEDGLKGPIAKFLTDVSDDLIKATNAEVGDILMFGADKPEIVAAALGAVRSRLGKELGLIDESKFNFLWVVDWPLFEYDEEAGRYVSAHHPFTQPKESDIELLSTDPAKVYAEAYDIVLNGYELGGGSLRIHKRDLQEKMFETLGFTKESAQEQFGFLLDALDYGFPPHGGIALGLDRLVMLLAGENNIREVIAFPKNGKAADPMTSAPSVVSPLQLFELNIDVTAIDE, encoded by the coding sequence ATGGCAAAAAGAACAGTATACTGTGGAGAAGTTTCTGCAGATTTAGTAGGACAAGTTATTACCTTAAAAGGTTGGGTGCAAAAGCGCCGTGACTTAGGTGGCGTTATTTTTATCGATTTACGTGACCGTGAAGGCATTGCACAAGTAGTATTCAATCCGGCACACTCAAAAGAAGCATGGGAAATCGCAGATAAATGCCGTAGCGAATATGTCATTGAAATTACTGGAGAGTTGACGTATCGTGATAAAGAAGCGATCAACCCTAAAATGAAAACTGGTGAATTTGAAGTGATGGCAACAGATATCACGATTTTAAATACAGCAAAAACACCACCGTTTCTAATTGAAGATGAGAACAATGTCGGTGATGAAATTCGCATGAAATACCGTTATTTAGACTTGCGTCGCCCACAAATGACAGCAAATCTAAAATTACGTCATGAAGTAACAAAATCGATTCGTCATTATTTAGACGATACTGATTTTATCGATATCGAAACACCTTATTTTGGTAAATCAACACCAGAAGGCGCACGTGACTACTTAGTTCCTTCACGTGTCCATGCAGGTCATTTTTATGCGTTACCACAATCACCACAAATTTTTAAACAATTGTTGATGAATGCAGGTTTCGATCGCTATTATCAAATCGTTCGTTGTTTCCGTGATGAAGATTTACGTGGTGACCGTCAACCAGAATTTACCCAAGTCGATTTAGAAACAACCTTCTTGTCTCCAGAAGAGATTCAAACAATGACTGAAGAAATGTTAGCGAAAGTAATGCGTGAAACAAAAGGGATCGAAGTGACGTTACCATTTCCTCGTATCAGTTATGATGAAGCAATGGCACGTTACGGAAGCGACAAACCAGATACACGTTTCGATATGGAATTGATTGATATCGCGGATGTGGTCAAAGATGTTGACTTCAAAGTGTTCCAAATGGCGCTTGAAAATGGCGGACATGTTAAAGCGTTGAACGCTAAAGGTGCAGCAGATAAATATTCTAGAAAAGATATGGACAATCTTGGAACATATGTAAGCCAATTTGGTGCCAAAGGACTTGCTTGGTTAAAAGTAGAAGAAGATGGACTAAAAGGACCAATTGCAAAATTTCTAACAGATGTTTCAGATGACTTGATCAAAGCAACAAATGCTGAAGTTGGCGATATTTTAATGTTCGGTGCGGACAAACCAGAAATCGTTGCAGCTGCTTTAGGTGCTGTTCGTTCTCGTTTAGGGAAAGAATTAGGGTTGATTGATGAGTCTAAATTCAACTTCCTTTGGGTCGTTGATTGGCCATTATTTGAATACGATGAAGAAGCTGGTCGTTACGTTTCTGCTCACCATCCATTCACGCAACCAAAAGAATCTGATATTGAATTACTTTCAACAGATCCAGCGAAAGTTTACGCGGAAGCGTATGATATCGTCTTAAATGGGTATGAATTAGGTGGTGGTTCACTACGTATCCATAAACGTGACCTACAAGAAAAAATGTTTGAAACACTAGGATTTACGAAAGAATCAGCGCAAGAACAGTTTGGATTCTTGCTAGATGCTTTAGACTATGGTTTCCCTCCACACGGTGGAATCGCGTTAGGCTTAGATCGTTTAGTAATGTTGTTGGCTGGAGAAAATAATATTCGTGAAGTGATCGCTTTCCCTAAAAACGGAAAAGCAGCTGATCCAATGACAAGTGCTCCAAGTGTTGTTTCACCATTACAATTATTTGAATTGAATATCGATGTAACTGCGATAGATGAATAA
- the hisS gene encoding histidine--tRNA ligase, whose amino-acid sequence MSYQKPKGTNDLLPGTSEKWQFVEETARLIFRDYQYEEIRTPIFEHYEVISRSVGDTTDIVSKEMYDFYDKGDRHITLRPEGTAPIVRSFVENKLFGPEFAKPYKMYYMGPMFRYERPQAGRLRQFHQIGAEAFGSVNPAVDVESMAMALDFFKQLGIQKIRLVINSLGDKETRAAYRQALIDYLEPKSADLSEDSKRRLHENPLRVLDSKDKKDKVIVADAPSILDYLSESSKEHFETVKAMLNELNIPFEVDSNMVRGLDYYTNTIFEVMSEAPGMGAQSTICAGGRYDGLVEELGGPATPGFGFGIGIERVLITMEAEGVVVPVINEIDAYVVGIGEQTNVETLKLVQAIRNFGFSADRDFMDRKAKAQFKTAAKVNAKLALTLGETELAEGVVNVKSMANRNEKAFPLSDIYERFDEVYDEMMTVMFD is encoded by the coding sequence ATGAGTTATCAAAAACCAAAAGGAACCAATGACTTATTACCAGGAACTTCTGAAAAATGGCAGTTTGTTGAAGAAACAGCACGTTTGATTTTTCGAGACTACCAATATGAAGAAATTCGTACACCAATTTTTGAACACTACGAAGTCATTTCTCGCAGCGTAGGAGATACAACAGATATCGTGTCAAAAGAAATGTATGATTTTTATGATAAAGGGGATCGTCACATAACCTTACGTCCAGAAGGAACAGCACCGATTGTTCGTTCATTTGTTGAAAATAAACTATTTGGACCAGAATTTGCAAAACCGTATAAAATGTACTACATGGGACCAATGTTTCGTTATGAACGACCACAAGCAGGACGTTTAAGACAATTCCACCAAATCGGAGCAGAAGCATTTGGTAGTGTGAATCCAGCTGTGGATGTTGAAAGTATGGCGATGGCGTTAGACTTTTTCAAACAATTAGGCATCCAAAAAATTCGATTAGTGATTAATTCTTTAGGTGATAAAGAGACAAGAGCCGCATATCGTCAAGCTTTGATCGACTATTTAGAACCAAAATCGGCTGATTTAAGTGAAGATTCAAAACGTCGTTTGCACGAGAATCCATTAAGGGTTTTAGATAGCAAAGATAAAAAAGACAAAGTGATTGTAGCAGATGCTCCTTCAATTCTAGATTATCTAAGCGAGTCATCAAAAGAACATTTTGAAACCGTTAAAGCCATGTTGAACGAATTGAACATTCCGTTTGAAGTAGACAGTAATATGGTTCGTGGGTTGGACTATTATACCAATACGATTTTTGAAGTAATGAGTGAAGCACCTGGCATGGGTGCCCAATCAACGATCTGCGCCGGCGGACGTTATGATGGATTGGTAGAAGAATTAGGTGGCCCAGCTACACCTGGTTTTGGTTTTGGTATTGGAATCGAACGTGTCTTGATTACGATGGAAGCAGAAGGCGTTGTGGTTCCAGTGATCAATGAAATCGATGCTTATGTAGTTGGAATCGGTGAGCAAACAAATGTCGAAACACTAAAACTGGTTCAAGCAATTCGCAACTTTGGTTTTTCAGCTGATCGTGACTTTATGGATCGTAAAGCCAAAGCCCAATTTAAAACAGCCGCTAAAGTCAATGCTAAACTTGCTTTGACTTTAGGTGAAACGGAATTAGCAGAAGGCGTTGTAAACGTAAAATCAATGGCCAATCGTAATGAAAAAGCATTTCCACTCTCAGATATTTATGAAAGATTTGATGAAGTCTATGATGAAATGATGACAGTGATGTTTGATTAA